TGAAAATAGGTAAATTGGGTGACTTCCATACCGTCACACCAAACTTCCCAGCCGAGCCCCCAAGCCCCAATACTTGGATTTTCCCAGTCATCTTCGACAAAACGAATATCATGCTTGTCCGTATCAATCCCGATGGCCCGATAGCTTTCGAGTAAAAGTTCCTGACTATTTTCAGGGCTTGGTTTAAGCAGGACTTGAAACTGATAATAATGCTGTAAGCGGTTTGGATTTTCGCCATAACGGCCATCCGCAGGACGGCGGCAGGACTGAACATAGGCCGCTTTCCAAGGGGTATCGCCCAAAGCGCGTAAAGCCGTATGGGGAGAGAGGGTGCCGGCACCCACTTCCATATCGTAAGGCTGGAGAAGGACACAGCCTTTTTCTGCCCAGAAATTCTGGAGGCGTAAGATGAGTTCCTGAAAACTCGGTGGATGAGATAAAGCAGATTTTGGAGCGGACATATTTAAACAGAACGCTTTCAGCGATTTAAATTAAAATAGAATAACAGATGAAAAAGTTTTTAACATTTCTTATGTTTCTTTTAAATGATATAATTTTGGCACGACGATATCTAAAAGGTAATCTAAGATGAATAGTGAAGAGCAAAATATCATCGGTCAATTTGTTGCCAGAGTAGGTGGCGGACACGGCGTGCAGCAGGCACTTCCCCCCATTGATCCAGAGGCAGATCGATATATCGGACAGGAGTTTCAGCGTTATCCAGAGGCGAGGTACCGTGTCACACAGCTTGCTGTGGTGCAGGAGGCCGCTTTGCGGAATGCGCAATCCCGTATTCAATATTTAGAAAACCAGCTTCAACAAGCAAAAGCCGCACTTGCACAAAAACAGCAATCGCAGGGCGGTGGTTTCTTTTCAAATCTATTCGGCGGTGGAAGATCCAATCCTGCACAGGGATATCCGCCGCCACCAACAGCGCAGGGGATGCGTCCGCCACCAGGCTATGGTCAGCAATATGCACCGCCGCCACCGCAATACGGCCAGCCACCAATGAGTGCTTTTCAATCTTCCGGAACAGGGTTTTTAGGCTCTGCTTTGCGGACAGCGACAGGTGTTGCTGGCGGTATGCTTGCCGCACATGCGATTGAAGGACTCTTCTCAGGACATCATGAGGCCGGTGCTGGTGGATTTGGCGAAGGCGGTGCCGGTTTTGGCGCAGGTGCAGCAGAGGCCGGCGGTGGCTACGACCCCTCAACAGATCCTTTTGCCGGCTCCGGTATGGAAGATAATGGCGGATTTGCCGATGATGATTTCGGTGGCGGTTTTGATGGCGGCGATTTCGGCGGGTTTGACGATTCGATGTTCTAAAGAAAACCCGCTATAAGGTCTAACTTGTCAAAAGCGAATGAGACGCTATGGTGCTTCTCATTCGCTAAAGTTATTTTTAGAGTTAATCATACGTTAAAATTTTTGATTTAGGTAAAGAGATTATTTGAAATGAATTTCTATCGGACACATCATTGTGAACAGCTTCGGGCTTCGGATGCTGGAAAAGACGTACGCCTTTCAGGCTGGTTGCAAAGTAAACGTGACCATGGCGGCGTCCTATTTCTGGATTTAAGAGACTCTCACGGCGTCACGCAAATTGTTGTGCCCGCTGGTAGCCCATTGACCGCAGAGCTTGAAAAGCTTCGGATTGAAAGCGTCATTACCATTGAGGGAAAAGTCATTCTTCGTGGCGAAGGCCAGCAGAATGCTAAAATCCCAACAGGGGAAATTGAAGTCAGCGCTGAAAAACTCACCATCATTTCTTCTGCTGAGATGCTGCCATTTCAAATTCACAGCAATGAAAAATATCCTGAGGATTTGCGTTTAAAATACCGCTTTTTAGATTTGCGCCGTCCGCAGATGCGTAACAATATCCTTTTAAGAAGCAAAGTGATTTCAAGCCTCCGCCGTCACATGGAAGGGGAAGGCTTCTTAGAGCTTCAAACCCCGATTTTGACAGCTTCCTCTCCAGAGGGGGCAAGAGATTTCTTAGTGCCGGCCCGTTTACATCCGGGTAAATTCTATGCGTTGCCACAAGCCCCACAGCAATTTAAGCAGTTGGCAATGGTTGGCGGATTTGAAAAATATTTCCAAATTGCCCCATGTTTCCGTGACGAAGCCTCCCGTGCAGACCGTAGCCCGGGTGAGTTTTATCAGATGGATATGGAAATGGCCTTTGCAACACAGGATGACGTGTTCGAAGTGCTGGAGCGTGTCCTTTCTGGTGTCTTTAAAGAATTTGTTCCGGCTGACTGGAACGTTGACACAGCACCATTCCGCCGTATTCCTTATGCGGAATCAATGGCAAAATATGGCTGTGATAAACCAGATTTGCGTAATCCGCTTATTCTTTCCAATGTGACGGAAGCTTTTGAAAATTCTTCCTTTGGTCTTTTCGCAAAAATAGCGGCTGATGGTGGCCGTGTTGTTGCTATTCCGGCACCGGGTGCTGCGGAAAAAGGTCGTGCATTCTTTGATAAGCTCAATAAATGGGCAAGAGAAGAGGGCATGGGCGGTCTTGGCTATGTGATTTTTGCCGAAGAAGGGGCCAAAGGCCCAATCGCTAAAAATCTTGAAGAAGACCGTTTGGCAAAAATCAAAGAAATCTCCGGCGTAAAAGATGGCGATGCCGTCTTCTTCTTGGCTTCTTCCGGAAAACCGGAAGAGTTGAACCGCTTTGCAGCCGTTGCTAGAATGAAAGTTGCGGAATCTTTGGATCTTGTGGAAAAAAATGCCTACCGTTTCTGCTGGGTTGTTGATTTCCCAATGTATGAACGGGATGAGGAAACAGGGCAGATTGATTTCTCTCATAATCCATTCTCGATGCCGCAAGGTGGCATGGATGCGTTACTGAATAAAGATCCTTTGGAAATTAACGCATGGCAGTATGATATTGTCTGTAATGGCGTTGAGCTTTCCTCTGGTGCAATCAGAAACCATCAACCGGAACTCATGATTAAAGCCTTTGAAATTGCAGGCTATCCGGCAGAAGAAGTCGAAAAACGCTTTGGCGGACTTTATAATGCCTTTAAATTTGGCGCACCGCCACATGGGGGTGCTGCTCCAGGAGTGGATCGTATGGTCATGCTCTTGGCCGATGAACCAAATATAAGAGAAGTCACACTCTTCCCATTAAACCAAAAAGGGGAAGATTTGATGATGGAAGCGCCAGCGGAAATCACGCCAGAACGTTGGAAAGAGCTAAATCTTAAACTCTCCCTTCCACCGAAACCAACAGTCTCTGTTGAAAAGAAATAAAACTAAAAAAGCCTCTCTAAAATTTAGAGAGGCTTTTTTATAAGCGTTCTAAACGATCTGGCCGTTTTAATTCTGTTTCTAAAGTTTCTTAAAAAGGGTTTCTATAATATTGTCATATTTCTTTGAAAAACACTGTTTATAGATGCCCCATGAAATCATCAGAGGTGCCATCTTTGGGATTTTCAAAGACGATGTCTTTTTTCTCTCTGCGAGGGGTGTCGATTGAAAAGAAAATAACCGGTTCTTTCCCTAAATCTGGCTGTATGGCGTGTTTAACCCCTCTAGGGAACGTCACTAACATGCCGGGCGAAAAAGACTGGCTGTTTTCTGGACTTTCAATCCAGATATTGCCTTCTCCTGAAATGATATAGAGGATTTCATCGCATTCATTGTGATGATGGGGTTTGACCTCTTTATATAATCTGAAAAGTCGAATGCTGCTTTCAGGACTATTTTTAAGGTACATGTCCATCATCATAGAGGAGGCGCTTTTAGGAAACTGTTTTGAAAGCGCTAGGAGATTAAAAATCTTTACATCGTTATCTTTTTCTGAAGAACGGGAAGTATGGATTTCATTTTGAGATTTTGGCATTTTCAAAATGCTCCTGAATTTGAGAGATGAGTAACAGTATTTTCTTAGGTTCGTAGGATTTTAAGAAAGCGCATAGATCCCTTGATCGTCTTTTTCTTTTGGGAAAGAGAGGATGATGGGGCAGTGGTCAGAGGGTTTTTCTTTGCCACGTTCTTCGATGTCAATTTCAACTTTTTCTAATAATTCTGCGAGTTTCGGCGTGAGCAAGGCGTGGTCAATTCTTAATCCTCTGCCACGCTGAAATGCGCCGCCTTGATAATCATAGAACGTATAAATGACTTCATCAGGATGCAAAGCTCTTAACGCATCCGTAAGGCCAAGCCATTTGAGGCTCCGCCATCCGGCGAGGCTTTGAGGATGTAAGAGGGCATCTGTTTCAGGAAGTGTATTGGGGGCGTAATCTTTTTTGCTGGGACAGACGTTAAAATCACCTAGGAAAATAAAATTTTCTTTATTTTCTAAAAGCTCTTTACCACGCAATCTTAAGGCCTCAAAGAAATCAAATTTCTGTTGTAAACCAATTTCCCCATTAGAGTTACCATTTGGGAGATAGAGATTACCTAAAATGATCTTGCCTAAAGGGGTAGGCAGGATAGCCTCAAGATAGCGAGAGCCAGATTCTTCTTGGCCTTCTAATCCTGTTTTGCGGGTTTCAAGCTTTTCTCGGCTGATAATAGCCACCCCATTATAGGCCTTTTGCCCTTTGATACTGACGTAATAGTCCGCCTCTTCGAAACATTTTGGGAACTGGCTTTCTTCACATTTAATTTCTTGTAGAACGACCGCTAAACATTCAGGATGTCTTTCCAGCCAATCCATCACAAGATGAGAGCGGGCACGGATTGAGTTAATATTCCAAGAGGCAATGGTAAAAGAAGACATAGAAAGCCAGTGAGTAAAGCAGGGGAAAAGGTGAGATTTTCTTTGTTTTTTATTCTTCGTCAGCTAGCGAAAAACTATTGCCACAACCGCAAGAAGAGGCTGCATTGGGATTTTTAATCTTAAAATGCGCCCCCATTAGCTCGTCCTCATACTGCAGCTCGCTCCCTTTGAGAAGGTCGAGACTGATTTTATCAATGATGACGATAGCGCCGTCTTCTTCAATAATAATATCTTCCGCCGTATTTGTTGTATCAACGGAAAATTTATATTGAAATCCGTTGCATCCGCCGGAATCAACCAAAATGCGGACGCCGGATTTTTCAGCGGTATCTTTATTTTGCTCAGAGAGAATTTCGCTAATGCGTTTTTTAGCTCCAGAGGAAAGGGAAAAATCATGTGTCATAAAATGGTACGCCGTAAAAAATTATATTCATTCGTTTTCTTATGTAGGTTATCATAGAATAGGATGAAAGTTTCCGCTAAAAAAGAAATATCTCATAGAAATAAAGATCGCTGTAAGACAGGCTAAAATAGGAAAACGGGATGACACAAGAGGATAAATCACAACAAACGCAAGAAACACCTGCTTTGGATATTACCAAAGACGGGGATTTACTGGATGCGGTAAAGAAAATTGTTTGTGAGGCTTTGGCAAGTAAACTAGATCTGCCGGAGGAAATCGTTTCCCGTGTTGAATTAACCCTTTCCCGTGATGCTGCACATGGCGATGTTTCGACCAATGCAGCAATGATTGCGTCACGTCCGCTTAAAACAGCCCCAAGAGTTTTGGCTGAAAAAATTATTGAGGCGCTGAAGGATCATAAAGCCTTCACGAAAATTGAAGTCGCAGGACCGGGCTTTATTAATTTTACACTCGAAAAAAATATTTTACGCCAAGTTATTCCAGCTATTTTAACGCAAGGCTGGGAGAATTGGGGGCGCTCTACATTAGGGGCAAATAAAAAGGTCAATGTGGAATATGTTTCTGCAAATCCTACAGGGCCTCTGCATGTTGGGCATTGCCGTGGTGCTGTTGTCGGGGATGCTTTGGCGGGCGTTTTGGAACGTGCCGGATATGATGTTTGTCGTGAGTATTATATCAATGACGCCGGCAATCAGGTCAAAGCCTTAGCATGGGCTTCTTACTGGCGTTATTTGGAGGCCATTGGCAAGCCTGTTCCGGCGGAAGAATTTACTAAGGTTGCGCCGGGCGGTTTGCAATATCAGGGTGAATATCTCAAACCTGTCGGTCAAGAGCTGAAAGAAAAATTTGGCAATAAATTGGCAGAGGATGGATTGCTTTCTCCTTCGGAGGAAACCATTGCGCTTATCCGTAAAAAAGCGGTTGCCATGATGATGGAAGATATTAAGCAGGATTTAGAAGCGCTAGGTATCCGGCAGGAAATTTTCACCAGTGAGGCGATGATTTTTGATGAGGGTAAGGTGGATAAAACCATCGCCTCCCTCGAAGGAAAAAATCTTGTCTATGAGGGCACGCTACCGCCGCCCAAAGGAAAACTGCCAGACGATTGGGAAGAGCGTCCACAAAGACTTTTCCGTTCGACCGATTTTGGAGATGATGTAGATCGTGCTCTGAAAAAGAGTGACGGCACAAATACTTATTTTGCCAATGATCTTGGTTATCATGCGGATAAAGCCGGTCGTGCTGATATTATGATAAATGTTTGGGGCGCAGATCATGGTGGATATGTTTCCCGTCTAAAATCCGGTGTGAAAGCTTTTTCAGACGATAAGATCGATTTTGAGATTTTGCTTTGCCAGATTGTCCGTATTTTAAAAGATGGCGAACCTTTTAAAATGTCTAAAAGAGCAGGGACTTTTGTCACTGTAAGAGATCTTTTGGACGAGGTGGATAAGGATGCTGTGCGTTTTACGATCTTGACCCGTAAGGCAGACGCACAGATGGATTTTGACCTTGATTTAGCTGTGGCACAAAGCCGTGATAATCCTGTCTTTTATGTGCAATATGCCCATGCAAGATGCTGTTCTGTTTTAAGAATGGCGCAAGAGAAATTCGAAGATGCAGATATTACACCGCTTGAGCAGGTAGATCTTTCTTCCCTTACGGCAGAAGAAGAACTCGGCATGTTAAGGCGTGTTGCTGAATTTCCTAAAATTGTTGAGGCCGCTGCACAGCATCGTGAGCCGCATAGAATTGCAACTTATTCCATGCAGTTAGCCGCTGATTTCCACGCTTTGTGGAACAAAGGCAATGATAATCTTGCGTTACGTTTTATTCAAGAGGATAAGGCGGCAACCTTTGCCCGGTTAGCTTTGGTGAAAACGGTTGCAGAGACGATTAAAGCTGCTTTATCCGTTATTGGTGTGGAAGCACGTGAGGAAATGCGTTAATGGATCAGCATGATTTTGACCAAGAAAATTTTCCCCATCATGATTATGAGGGGGAAGAGCATGAATATTCCCGTGCGCCTCTAAGCGGCGAGACTGAGGAAAATTCAAATTTTTGGGAAAGATTAGGTTTGACAGATCGTTCTGCTGTATGGCGGATGCTTGGGGCTATTTTTGTTGTCATTGCCTTATTGATTTTAGGTTTGACCGTTTGGCGTTTTGTCAGCTCTTCTAAAAAAGATCTTATTCCGGTAATTTCGCCCCCTGCTGGCCCTGTGCGTGAACGTCCAGCCGATCCGGGTGGATTGCAAATTATGAGTGATGATTTTGGTGGTATAGAGGATGAAAAAGGAAAAGATGTCCGTCTTGCGCCGCCGCCAGAAGCGCCAGATCGCCATCTTTTAGAAGAACAACATGAGGCCGCAGAACGTCATCGTATTGAGGAGGAAAAACGTCTCGCTTTAGAAAAAGAGCGCCAGGCAAAAGCAGAAGAGGCCGCAAAGGCGCAGGTACAAGAAGCGCAAAAAAATCTCCAAGAGCGCAAACGCCATGAGCAGGAAGAGGCCAAACATCAAAAACAAGAAGCCGTGCAAGCGCATGCTCAGGCACAGGCTGAAAAAGTGAAGAAAGAAGATCAGGCCATTGCAGGGGCGCTTGATTTAGATTCCCGCATTTCAAATCTTGCGGCACAAAATAAAGAATCTTCTCTACCTTCTTCTGAATCTATGGGAGGCGGACATTGGCAAGTACAGTTTGCTGCCTATAGCTCAAAGGCGGATGCAACGGCGAAATGGGCAGAATTTGTGCGTAAAGATTCAGATGATTTTCAAGGTCATCGTCCGCTCATCACCGAAACGCTGAAAAATGGACATCTTTATATTCGTTTGCGGACAGATGGTTTCCGTTCTGCCGCAGATGCAAAGCGATTTTGTCAAGCTGTAACGGAATCAACTATTCCTTGCACGCCAATCGGTTGAGAGAATTTTTAAAAGAAATGATTTATTTTAACCGATATATCTTAGGAAATCGTCATGTTCGGTCTTAGCTGGAGTGAATTAGTCATTATCGCTATTGTCACTTTGGTTCTTGTTGGTCCGCAAGATATACCTAAAGTGATTAAGGCAATTTCTCAGGCTTTTAATATGGCGCAAAAAATGGGAGCGGAATTTCGAGCCCATTTTAATGAGTTGGCCCGTGAGGTTGATATTCAAGAGCTTTCAAAACATTTGGAAGTACCGAAACTTGATCTTGAACGCCGGATTGAGGACGCTGTTGATCCTGATAAAACGATCAGAGATAGTTTTTCGCCGACCTCTCAGCAGAATAGATTTGAGAGTAAGAGCCAGATAAGTGAGGTGGTTTCTTCAGAACAAACGCCGCCTGTTATTGAACGTCGGAAAGAAATTTGGGAAGAGGAGGCTAACCAGCATCTTCTTGCGCAGGCCCCATCGCTTTTACCGCCCCGAACGGCTTTGCGTCTCGCTGAGGAGCGAAAGGAGTGGTTGCGGCCTGCGATCATTCCACCAATGGCGGCATTGCATGATGGAATGCGTGCTGTGGTTGTTTCTGAAAAATCTTTAGAAAGAGAAGAGTAAAAGCAGAATATTCATGAGCGATCTTAATAATCATCTAAAAAACCCTGAAACAAAAGGTGAGCCAGATCCTGCTGGAACAATGCCCTTACTCGATCATTTAAAGGAGTTGCGCCGACGAGTGATTTACTCCTTGGTGGTTTTTCTTCTTTCTTTTGGGTTATGTTATTATTTCTCAGCGGAAATTTATAAATTTTTAGCAGAGCCTTTAATGCAAGTCCTTCGGGAGCAGGGTGTTTCTGATCCGCATTTGATTTCTACAGATCTTACAGAAGGATTTT
The sequence above is drawn from the Acetobacteraceae bacterium genome and encodes:
- a CDS encoding glycine--tRNA ligase subunit alpha, with the translated sequence MSAPKSALSHPPSFQELILRLQNFWAEKGCVLLQPYDMEVGAGTLSPHTALRALGDTPWKAAYVQSCRRPADGRYGENPNRLQHYYQFQVLLKPSPENSQELLLESYRAIGIDTDKHDIRFVEDDWENPSIGAWGLGWEVWCDGMEVTQFTYFQQVGGIAVTKPSTELTYGLERLAMYVQGVENVYDLDFNGQGVKYGDIFKRAEQDYSKYNFEHANPELLQKWFEENEAESARLSAIGLAQPAYDYCLKASHSFNLLDARGVVSQNQRPAYINRIRSLAKAACETWLEKEAPKNG
- a CDS encoding DUF2076 domain-containing protein; protein product: MNSEEQNIIGQFVARVGGGHGVQQALPPIDPEADRYIGQEFQRYPEARYRVTQLAVVQEAALRNAQSRIQYLENQLQQAKAALAQKQQSQGGGFFSNLFGGGRSNPAQGYPPPPTAQGMRPPPGYGQQYAPPPPQYGQPPMSAFQSSGTGFLGSALRTATGVAGGMLAAHAIEGLFSGHHEAGAGGFGEGGAGFGAGAAEAGGGYDPSTDPFAGSGMEDNGGFADDDFGGGFDGGDFGGFDDSMF
- the aspS gene encoding aspartate--tRNA ligase; this translates as MNFYRTHHCEQLRASDAGKDVRLSGWLQSKRDHGGVLFLDLRDSHGVTQIVVPAGSPLTAELEKLRIESVITIEGKVILRGEGQQNAKIPTGEIEVSAEKLTIISSAEMLPFQIHSNEKYPEDLRLKYRFLDLRRPQMRNNILLRSKVISSLRRHMEGEGFLELQTPILTASSPEGARDFLVPARLHPGKFYALPQAPQQFKQLAMVGGFEKYFQIAPCFRDEASRADRSPGEFYQMDMEMAFATQDDVFEVLERVLSGVFKEFVPADWNVDTAPFRRIPYAESMAKYGCDKPDLRNPLILSNVTEAFENSSFGLFAKIAADGGRVVAIPAPGAAEKGRAFFDKLNKWAREEGMGGLGYVIFAEEGAKGPIAKNLEEDRLAKIKEISGVKDGDAVFFLASSGKPEELNRFAAVARMKVAESLDLVEKNAYRFCWVVDFPMYERDEETGQIDFSHNPFSMPQGGMDALLNKDPLEINAWQYDIVCNGVELSSGAIRNHQPELMIKAFEIAGYPAEEVEKRFGGLYNAFKFGAPPHGGAAPGVDRMVMLLADEPNIREVTLFPLNQKGEDLMMEAPAEITPERWKELNLKLSLPPKPTVSVEKK
- a CDS encoding cupin domain-containing protein, which encodes MPKSQNEIHTSRSSEKDNDVKIFNLLALSKQFPKSASSMMMDMYLKNSPESSIRLFRLYKEVKPHHHNECDEILYIISGEGNIWIESPENSQSFSPGMLVTFPRGVKHAIQPDLGKEPVIFFSIDTPRREKKDIVFENPKDGTSDDFMGHL
- the xth gene encoding exodeoxyribonuclease III; translation: MSSFTIASWNINSIRARSHLVMDWLERHPECLAVVLQEIKCEESQFPKCFEEADYYVSIKGQKAYNGVAIISREKLETRKTGLEGQEESGSRYLEAILPTPLGKIILGNLYLPNGNSNGEIGLQQKFDFFEALRLRGKELLENKENFIFLGDFNVCPSKKDYAPNTLPETDALLHPQSLAGWRSLKWLGLTDALRALHPDEVIYTFYDYQGGAFQRGRGLRIDHALLTPKLAELLEKVEIDIEERGKEKPSDHCPIILSFPKEKDDQGIYALS
- a CDS encoding iron-sulfur cluster assembly accessory protein; amino-acid sequence: MTHDFSLSSGAKKRISEILSEQNKDTAEKSGVRILVDSGGCNGFQYKFSVDTTNTAEDIIIEEDGAIVIIDKISLDLLKGSELQYEDELMGAHFKIKNPNAASSCGCGNSFSLADEE
- a CDS encoding arginine--tRNA ligase, which codes for MTQEDKSQQTQETPALDITKDGDLLDAVKKIVCEALASKLDLPEEIVSRVELTLSRDAAHGDVSTNAAMIASRPLKTAPRVLAEKIIEALKDHKAFTKIEVAGPGFINFTLEKNILRQVIPAILTQGWENWGRSTLGANKKVNVEYVSANPTGPLHVGHCRGAVVGDALAGVLERAGYDVCREYYINDAGNQVKALAWASYWRYLEAIGKPVPAEEFTKVAPGGLQYQGEYLKPVGQELKEKFGNKLAEDGLLSPSEETIALIRKKAVAMMMEDIKQDLEALGIRQEIFTSEAMIFDEGKVDKTIASLEGKNLVYEGTLPPPKGKLPDDWEERPQRLFRSTDFGDDVDRALKKSDGTNTYFANDLGYHADKAGRADIMINVWGADHGGYVSRLKSGVKAFSDDKIDFEILLCQIVRILKDGEPFKMSKRAGTFVTVRDLLDEVDKDAVRFTILTRKADAQMDFDLDLAVAQSRDNPVFYVQYAHARCCSVLRMAQEKFEDADITPLEQVDLSSLTAEEELGMLRRVAEFPKIVEAAAQHREPHRIATYSMQLAADFHALWNKGNDNLALRFIQEDKAATFARLALVKTVAETIKAALSVIGVEAREEMR